Within the Desulfonatronum thiosulfatophilum genome, the region TGCCCCTCTCCCTGGCCGCCGCCAGCGGACTGAACCAGGGCCTCTCCAGGCGGTGGACCCATTGTCCGTGGACCAGTCGCATCCGCCTGGTCCCCCAGGCCCTGCTGCGGGTTCTCAGCCAAGCCACCTGGACCCAGACCCTGGCCGTTGCGGCCCGAGATCTGGATCAGCCGGAAGCCTGGAGGCCGGAGCGCCATGTCTCTGCACGAGAGTGGATCATGGCCCTCGTTCCGGGATTGGGCTTGGTTGGGATTTCCATGTTTTTCTAGGAGAGCAGTCGGAGTTTTTCCCCACTAACAAATTCGTGACTCCTACAACGGCCAGACCCAAAGCAGCATGGGCAGTGCAACGATGATAACCAGGAGATCCGTGGGCAGGCCCATGCGCCAGTAGTCTCCGAAATGAAAGCCGCCCGGGCCGAGAATCAGAGTGTTGTTCTGGTGCCCGATGGGCGTCAGGAAGGCGCATGACGCGCCGATGGCCACGGCCATCAGGAAGGAGTCCGGATTGACGCCCAACTGGGCCGCGGTGCTCAGGGCGACAGGGCACATCACCGCCGCTGTGGCGGCATTGTTCATGAAGTCGGTCATGAGCATGGTTACGACCAGAATCACCGCCAATCCCAATACGGCCCGCCCCTGGGCCACGTTGTCCAGCAGGAATCGAGCGATCATGTCCGCCGCTCCGGTGGAAGCCATGGCGCCGGCCACCGGCAGCATCGCCCCCAGCAAAACGATTACCGGCCAATCAACGGAATGGTACACCGAGCGCAGGGAAACCACGCGCAAGGCCATCATGGCCAACACGCCCGAGGCAAAGGACACCGCAACCGGGGCCAGCCCCAAGGCCGCACCGGCCACCGCACCAGCCATGATCAGAGTCGCCTTCAGGGCCTGTCCCTTTTCCGGAACCCGGACATCGCGCGGCGCCAGGGGCAGGCAGCCGAACTCCGACGCAAAGCCGGACAGCACTTCCGGTCTGCCCTGCAGCATCAGGACGTCACCGGCTTGAATGGACGTGTCCCGCAACCGCTTGATGGAGCGATGACCGCTGCGCGAGATGGCCAGCAGGTTGATTCCGTACCGGCTGCGCAGCTCAAGATCCCTGGCGGAGCGGCTAATCAGGGTGGCATTCGGCATGGCCACCAATTCCTGGATGACTATTTCGCTGGTCTCGATTTTCTCTTTGTTGTTTTTCGCTGACGTTGGCTCTGCTTTCTCCGTCTCTTCATTCCTGGTATCGATTTTCGCTCCGGATTCTTTTCCGCCCTGGTTCTCCTCGTCGCTTTCAGGCGGCGGCAGGACATTTTCTTCGAGCTTCAATCCCAGATCCAAGAGCACAGTGGCCAGGGACTTCGGTTCGGACTGGATGACCAGAATATCGCCGTCCTGCAGAATGCGCCCGGGATAGGGCGCGGAAAGACGGAATCCCCTGCGAACCATGGCGATAATCAAGGCATCGGCCGCATCCAGGGTCCGTTCCACCTCCCGCAACGGTTTCCCCACCACCTTGCTGTCGCTGATAACGCGCACTTCAGTGGTATACACGGCCGTATCGAAATCGTCCGTGTCCGTTTCCTTGCGCTCCGGCACCAACCGCCAACCGATCAGAATGATGAAGGCTAACCCGGACAGGGTCACGGCCAATCCCACGGGCAGGAAGTCGAACATCCCGAAACCGGCGGACCCTGCCTCGGCCCGGAAGCCGGAGACAATGAGATTGGGCGGCGTACCGATCAAGGTCATGGTTCCGCCCAGAATGGAGCCGAAAGCCAGCGGCATCAGAACCTTGCCCCGGGACAGCCCCTGTTTGGCGGCAGTCTTGACGCCCACGGGCATCAGCAGGGCCATGGCTCCGACATTGTTCATGAAACCTGACAGCAGCGCCGCCAACCCCGTCAGCGAGGCAATGCTCATGGTCTGACCGGCGGCAGCCGGCAGAACCTTTCTGGCCAGGTCATCCACAGCTCCTGAAACCTGTAGGCCATGGCTGAGTACCAGCACGCAAACCACGGTAATAACAGCCGGGTGGCCGAATCCGGCAAAGGCTTCGCCTCCGGGCACCAGCCCCATGAAAACGCAGACCAGCAGGGCTCCGGCGGCGACCATGTCATGGCGCCATTTGCCCCAGATGAACATGCCCATTGCGGCCACGAGTATGGCCATGATCGTCATCTGATCCTGCGTCATGCCATAAACCTCACGTTAACGTGATCATTCCCCGCCCGTTGTCCTGCGAAGTCGCGGCAGGACATGCAAATTTGCCCAGACCAGTCCCATGGCCTCATAGATGGCTCGCTCGGTGCGGCGCAGGGCGCTTGCCGAGGGGAAAAACTCCCCAGGTGAAAATTGGCCGTCTGAATCCTTGACCAGAAAATCCGCGGGAGCGGCAACGGGACTCAACCCCGCTGCCCGGGCGAACAGAACCGCCCGCGGCATGTGTGAGGCCGACGTGACCAGGATGAAATCCATCTCCGAACCCAAATTCCTGCGTAGTTCCAGCGCTTCTTCAGCGGTATCCCGCGACTCGGTGAACACAATGATCCGTTCCGGGTCGACCCCAAGTGCCATGGCGGCGTCGGCCATGACCTCGGCATGGGACACGGGATCGAAAATCGCTCCGCCGGTGAAGACGAGCACACTCTCCGGAAGCAGGCGATGCAAACGGATTCCTTCGATCAACCTCGCTTGGGAGGCGTCTGACAGCCGCCCCGTATGCGGCAAACGAGCATCGGACTGATGCCCTCCACCCAGGACGACAATATGGCGGATATTCGCGAGCCCCTCGACAGTCCGGAGCGAATCATGCCTGCGTTCAAACGGATCCAGCAATCGATCCGCGACCGGACTCCATCCGGCTCCCAGGAAGAACACGGTCCCCAGAACGAGCATGCCCTTTGCCAATCTCTGCCGCCGGCTACAGCACAAAACAATCAGTCCGGCGAGCAACACCAAACCGGCGAGACTCAACGGCATGCAGAGCAGCCCGATAATTTTTTTGGCGATAAACATGAGGATCACCGGCAAAAGAATGTGCGAGACCGCGAAATCAAGATGAGCCGGGCCTCAGTTGAACGGTTGTGCCATGTACAATAACACCCTTGTGCGCTAAATTCAGGACATGGCGAGACCGCCGCACTGTTATCCATCGAGGAGAACGATATGCCTATTTTTGAATATTCCTGTCCGGACTGCAATCTTGTTTTCGAGGACTTGACCCGGGCTTCGGATCAGGGAGACAAGACCTGCCCACAATGCCGGTCCGACAGAGCCGCAAAGATTCTTTCCGTCTGCAGCAAGCCGGCTACCGCGGGCTCGAGTGCCGGTTCCTTCGCCGGGCACTCTGCACCCGCTTCCGGCTGTTCTTCAGGGAGAGGATTTTCCTGAGGCGTGTAGTTCGGCTTCAGGTCTGAAGCCACTCATCCAGGCCGCACCGGCGGCAGCCCGGACAACCCGCCCCCGATTCTCCCGAGACGAGTATCGAAGGGCACGGCGGGGTCTTGCGCCGTGCTCCGACTTTTTCCCATTCCTGCCGAAGATATTTCCGACTGACCCCCAAATCGATGACTTCCCAGGGAAACACTTCGTCGTTCCCCCGCTCCCGGTCCAGATACCAGGACGGATCACCGGACCATTCGGACAGGGCATCGGCCCAGACATCCTGTTCCCGGCCTTGATTGGCCGCGGCCAGATGAATCAAATCATGGACACGCGCGTCTCCCCGGGCCAGCAACCCCTGCAAGCGCGCCAGCCAAGGCGAATCCGAGCGCACCTGCACTCCGGGTATCTTTTTGGCCGATCGGCGCACCATGGCAATCCGTTCCTTGAAAGTCTGCTCATCGGCCATGGCCGCCCACTGAAGCGGCGTCCAGGGCTTGGGCACCAGGCAACCGAGTCCCAGCGAGATCAGCTTCAGGTTCGTCTTGCGCTTCACCGCGCCGCTGGTTCTGGCCAAGTCCACTTCCTGAAGAAAGCGTCCGAACTCTTCCCAGTCCGCTTCCGTCTCCCCGGGCCAGCCCACCAGGAGATAAATTTTCAAATGGTTGAACCCTTTGCGCGAAAGCAGTTCCACGGTGCGCAAAAACGCCTCTTCCCGGACATGCTTGTTCATGGAGCAACGCAGCCCATGGCTGGACCCCTCCAAAGCCAGGGTCACGGTCCTCGTGCCCAGCCCGCGCAGGATGTCCAGCAGTTCCTCGCTCACGCCCTCGGCGCGCAGGGAGGACAGGGAGACATCCACTTTCTGCTCCCGCAGCCAGACCAGAAACGGGATCAAATCCGGCCAGTCCGTCAAGGCCGTGCCCACCAGCCCCACCTTGCGCGGCTTTGCCTGGAGCACGCGCTCCCGCAGAACCTCCACGGCCGCCAGACGGGGGGGGCGATACATGTACCCCGCGGCGCAAAAGCGGCACCCATGCGGACAGCCGCGATTGACCTCCAGCAGCAGGGTATCCCGAAACACGGCGTCCGGCGACGTGAAGCAGGATGTCACCGGTGCGACAAGTTCGCTTGCGGACCGGTCGCCGACATGCACGGCCCGGCGCACCGGAAGCGGGCTTTGTCCCGGCACGTAGACGCCGGGTATGGTCGCCACGGTCTCCAAGGCCAGTGAGCGGGAACCATTGCGAATGTAGATATCGGCCAGGGTCGTCAGACACTCCGCCAGCCCGGCCTCGGCCTCGCCCACCCAAAACAGATCCACGCTGGGCGTGATTGGGGCCGGATTCAAAAAAGCCAACGCCCCTCCGGCCATGATCAGGGGCCAGGAGGAGCGTTGGACAGCCAAGGGAGGAATTGCTGAAACGTTGAGGATGCGGAGCAGGGCAAGATAGTCGAACTCATAGGTCAGGCTGAACGCCACGACGCCGTACTCGTTCAGTCCACGGCTCCCGGCAGGCCGCACGAGTTTGGCCTGATCCGGGTCCCAGAACACCGGTTCAACCGCCAAATTGGACTTGGCTTCCAGGAGTTGCAGGACCGCCTGCCATCCCAGACTGGAATAGGCCAGGCTGGCCTTCTGCGGAAAGACCAGGGCAATGGGCAACCGCCCGCCCCATTCCCGTTCCGGGACGGAAATGAGCCGGGCTTCCCGCCGACGGCGCTTCACCCGAGCCTCCGCGCTGATTTACAAATCGTGACTAGTCCGCCTGTTTGCGCAAAAAGGATGGAATTTCGAATTCCTCTTCATCAAAAATGAAGTCATCGCCCCCGCCGCCGGACGCAACCCTAAGCATTTTGTTCGACGCCTGACCGGAAGGACCGGAATGTCCCGCATGAGCGGAATGACCGGGATGAGCCGAATAGCTCCCATGGGCGGAATGGCTCTGCTCCGATTTCAACCCCTTGCGCAAATATGCCGGAATGCTTCTGTCTTCGTTCCCGGTGGGAACATACGGTTTGCGGACGACATTTCCGGAATTGCCGACATTGCTGCGTACCCCCCCCAGGTCGATCACCCGGGAAGCGTCCTCGCCGCGTCCGCATGCAGCGGATGTCGTGCCGATGCCCGTGGCGATGACCGTGATCCGCATTTCGTCGCCGGCTTCCTCATCGAACACCGTACCGAAGAAGATCTTGGCATCGTCATGGGCCGCTTCATGAATGATGCTGGCGGCCTCGCTGACTTCGTCAATGGTCATGTCCGGAGCGCAGGTGATGTTCAGCAGCACGCCCTTGGCGCCATCAATGCTCACGTCTTCAAGCAGCGGGCTGTTGATGGCCTTCAATGCCGCTTCCCTGGCCCGACCTTCGCCCCTGGCAATGCCGGTGCCCATCATGGCCAGCCCCATTTCGGACATCACGGCCTTGACGTCCGCGAAGTCCAGGTTGATCAGGC harbors:
- a CDS encoding radical SAM protein, with amino-acid sequence MKRRRREARLISVPEREWGGRLPIALVFPQKASLAYSSLGWQAVLQLLEAKSNLAVEPVFWDPDQAKLVRPAGSRGLNEYGVVAFSLTYEFDYLALLRILNVSAIPPLAVQRSSWPLIMAGGALAFLNPAPITPSVDLFWVGEAEAGLAECLTTLADIYIRNGSRSLALETVATIPGVYVPGQSPLPVRRAVHVGDRSASELVAPVTSCFTSPDAVFRDTLLLEVNRGCPHGCRFCAAGYMYRPPRLAAVEVLRERVLQAKPRKVGLVGTALTDWPDLIPFLVWLREQKVDVSLSSLRAEGVSEELLDILRGLGTRTVTLALEGSSHGLRCSMNKHVREEAFLRTVELLSRKGFNHLKIYLLVGWPGETEADWEEFGRFLQEVDLARTSGAVKRKTNLKLISLGLGCLVPKPWTPLQWAAMADEQTFKERIAMVRRSAKKIPGVQVRSDSPWLARLQGLLARGDARVHDLIHLAAANQGREQDVWADALSEWSGDPSWYLDRERGNDEVFPWEVIDLGVSRKYLRQEWEKVGARRKTPPCPSILVSGESGAGCPGCRRCGLDEWLQT
- a CDS encoding SLC13 family permease; translated protein: MTQDQMTIMAILVAAMGMFIWGKWRHDMVAAGALLVCVFMGLVPGGEAFAGFGHPAVITVVCVLVLSHGLQVSGAVDDLARKVLPAAAGQTMSIASLTGLAALLSGFMNNVGAMALLMPVGVKTAAKQGLSRGKVLMPLAFGSILGGTMTLIGTPPNLIVSGFRAEAGSAGFGMFDFLPVGLAVTLSGLAFIILIGWRLVPERKETDTDDFDTAVYTTEVRVISDSKVVGKPLREVERTLDAADALIIAMVRRGFRLSAPYPGRILQDGDILVIQSEPKSLATVLLDLGLKLEENVLPPPESDEENQGGKESGAKIDTRNEETEKAEPTSAKNNKEKIETSEIVIQELVAMPNATLISRSARDLELRSRYGINLLAISRSGHRSIKRLRDTSIQAGDVLMLQGRPEVLSGFASEFGCLPLAPRDVRVPEKGQALKATLIMAGAVAGAALGLAPVAVSFASGVLAMMALRVVSLRSVYHSVDWPVIVLLGAMLPVAGAMASTGAADMIARFLLDNVAQGRAVLGLAVILVVTMLMTDFMNNAATAAVMCPVALSTAAQLGVNPDSFLMAVAIGASCAFLTPIGHQNNTLILGPGGFHFGDYWRMGLPTDLLVIIVALPMLLWVWPL
- a CDS encoding ElyC/SanA/YdcF family protein, whose translation is MFIAKKIIGLLCMPLSLAGLVLLAGLIVLCCSRRQRLAKGMLVLGTVFFLGAGWSPVADRLLDPFERRHDSLRTVEGLANIRHIVVLGGGHQSDARLPHTGRLSDASQARLIEGIRLHRLLPESVLVFTGGAIFDPVSHAEVMADAAMALGVDPERIIVFTESRDTAEEALELRRNLGSEMDFILVTSASHMPRAVLFARAAGLSPVAAPADFLVKDSDGQFSPGEFFPSASALRRTERAIYEAMGLVWANLHVLPRLRRTTGGE
- a CDS encoding FmdB family zinc ribbon protein translates to MPIFEYSCPDCNLVFEDLTRASDQGDKTCPQCRSDRAAKILSVCSKPATAGSSAGSFAGHSAPASGCSSGRGFS
- the ftsZ gene encoding cell division protein FtsZ, with product MQFMELENDTNALIKVVGVGGGGSNAVNNMISSSLKGVTFIAANTDLQALNRSRAEYKIQLGEKLTKGLGAGANPDIGRDAALESVDQIRKMLEPADMVFVTAGMGGGTGTGAAPVIAQVAREMGALTVAVVSKPFYFEGKKRLLQAEKGAAALADAVDTIITIPNDRLLSLASQKAAFLDMLKKADEVLFYAVKGISDLIMVPGLINLDFADVKAVMSEMGLAMMGTGIARGEGRAREAALKAINSPLLEDVSIDGAKGVLLNITCAPDMTIDEVSEAASIIHEAAHDDAKIFFGTVFDEEAGDEMRITVIATGIGTTSAACGRGEDASRVIDLGGVRSNVGNSGNVVRKPYVPTGNEDRSIPAYLRKGLKSEQSHSAHGSYSAHPGHSAHAGHSGPSGQASNKMLRVASGGGGDDFIFDEEEFEIPSFLRKQAD